Part of the Lysobacter enzymogenes genome is shown below.
TGGCTTTCGCCGCGCGAGCGGTGGTAGGCGCGGATCGCCAGCAGGCCGGCGTATTCGCCCTGCGCGCCGGAGTTCGGCTGCAGGCTGACCGCGTCGTAGCCGGTGCATTCCACCAGCATCGCTTCGAGCTCGTCGATCAACTGCTTGTAGCCGGTGGCCTGATCGGCCGGCACCAGCGGGTGGATGTTGCCGAACTCGGGCCAGGTCACCGGGATCATCTCGGCGGTGGCGTTGAGCTTCATCGTGCACGAGCCCAGCGGGATCATGGTGCGATCCATCGCCAGGTCCTTGTCGGCCAGCGAGCGCATGTAGCGCAGCAGCTCGTGTTCGCTGTGGTGGGTGTTGAACACCGGGTGCTGCAGGAACGCGGACGAACGCTGCAACGAGGCCGGGATCGCGTCGGCGGTGGCGGCGTCGAGCGCGTCGATGTCGAGCGCGGCGCCGAACAGGGCGGCCAGCGCGCTCAGGTCGGCGCGGTTGACGGTTTCGTCGAGGCTGATGCCGACGCTGCCGGCGTCGATCTCGCGCAGGTTGATGCGCGCGTCGCGGGCGCGGGCGTGGACCGCGGCGGCGTCGACGCCGTCGATGCGCAAGGTGTCGAAGAAGCCGTCGGCGACCTTGTGTCCGGCCTGGCGCAGCGCGGCGGCCAGCACCGCGGCCTGGCGGTGCACGCGGCGGGCGATGCGGGTCAGGCCGTCGGGGCCGTGGTAGACCGCGTACATGCTCGCCATGACCGCCAGCAGCACCTGCGCGGTGCAGATGTTGCTGGTCGCCTTCTCGCGGCGGATGTGCTGCTCGCGGGTCTGCAGGGTCAGGCGGTAGGCCGGCTTGCCGTCGCTGTCGACCGACACGCCGATCAGGCGGCCCGGCATCGAGCGCTTGTAGGCGTCGCGGCAGGCCATGAAGCCGGCGTGCGGGCCGCCGAAGCCGAACGGCACGCCGAAGCGCTGGGTGTTGCCGACCACGATGTCGGCGCCGAATTCGCCCGGCGACTTCAGCAGCACCAGCGCGAGCAGGTCGCTGGCCACGGCCAGGATCGCGCCGCGCGCGTGCAGCGCGTCGGCGGTGGCTTGATAGTCGCCGAGGCCGCCGAAGGTGTCGGGGTATTGCAGCAGCGCGCCGAACACGTCGGCGGTCGCGGCTTCGCTGTCGTCGGCGACCAGCAACTGGATCTCCAGCGGCTCGGCGCGGGTGCGCAGCACTTCGAGCGTCTGCGGGTGCACGTTCTTCGAGACGAAGAAGGTATCGGACTTGGACTTGGCCGAACGCTTGGCCAGGGTCATCGCTTCGGCCGCGGCGGTGGCTTCGTCGAGCAGCGAGGCGTTGGCGATCTCCATCCCGGTCAGGTCGGCGACCATGGTCTGGAAGTTGATCAGCGCCTCCATGCGGCCCTGCGAGATTTCCGCCTGGTACGGCGTGTAGGCCGTGTACCACGCCGGATTCTCGAGGATGTTGCGCAGGATGACGTTGGGGGTGTGGGTGCCGTAGTAGCCGCGGCCGATGAAGCTGCGGAACACCTGGTTCTTCGCGGCGATGGCGCGGATCTTGGCCAGCGCTTCCACTTCGCTGATCGCCTGCGGCAGGGCCAGCGGCTGGGGGGACTTGATCGAGCCGGGAACGATGGCGTCGGTCAGCGCTTCGAGCGAGGCGTAGCCGACCTGCTCCAGCATGTGGCCGATTTCGGCGTCGTTGGGGCCGATGTGGCGCTCGATGAAGGCGTCGTGGTGCTCGAGATCGCGCAGGGTCGAATGAGTCATGGCAGGGGGCGTCCTAAGGCAACGTGCGGTGCCGCACGCGAGGCGCCCCTCTGTCCTTTTGCCTGAGAGTTTGGAAGCGTGCTGCGGCCCAGGCCGCTTGGGGGAGGGGTGGGCCGCTGGGGCCGCTCCTGTCCGCGCTCGCTTCGTGCCCCTTCGGCGCCGGTTCCGTCCGCGATGACGCTGCGGCCGGGCGGTCTCTCCAGAGTTTTGTACACGCGACGGTATAGGGCCTGAGCGATTACGGGCGTTGCGCCTTCGGCAGCGGCCGGCCGGGAGGCCCGGGCGGTCGCTTCTCCCACCGCGTGGTCGAAGCGGGGATTATAGCCGGTGGCGGGCGGGGGTGGGGGGCGGCCAGCTCCTGTGGGAGCGGCGCGAGCCGAGACCGCGGAACCACGCTTGCGGCGCGACCGGCTACCCCGCGGTCGCGGCTTGCGCCGCTCCTACAGGGGGCTGCGGACAGATTGGTACAAGGTCGGGAGCCGTCGGCCGCGCCGCGCGGGAGTATGCTGTCGCCCCCCATTCATGCGATGAGGTCCGGCGATGGCCGAGCGCCCGTTCCGCCTGCTGCAACTCGACCACGTGGTGCTGCGCGTGCGCGACCCCGCGGCGATGGTGGCCTTCTACTGCGAGGTGCTCGGTTGCAGCGTCGAGCGGCGCCAGGACGAGATCGGCCTGATCCAGTTGCGCGCCGGCGATTCGCTGATCGACCTGGTCGACGTCGAGGGCAAGATCGGCCGCCTCGGCGGCGCCGCGCCGGGCGAGCAGGGCCGCAACATGGACCACCTGTGCCTGCGCGCCGAGCCGTTCGACCGCGACGCGATCGCCGCCCACCTCGCCGCGCACGGCGCGCGCGTCGGCGATTTCGGTTCGCGCTACGGCGCCGAAGGCGAGGGGCCCTCGCAGTATCTGTTCGATCCGGAAGGCAACATGGTCGAGCTCAAGGGCCCGCCCGATGTTCCCGCCGATCCCGCACTGAAATGAGCCCTGCCTGAAATGAGCCACGACGCCGCCACCGTCAAAGCCCCGATCCCGATCCGCCGCCTGGCCCTGCTGCTCGGCGGGCTGGCGATGTTCGGGCCGTTTTCGATCGACACCATCTTTCCGGCGTTTCCGGCGATGGGGGTGGAGCTCGGCGCCGACAAGCTGCAGATGCAGCAGACGATCAGCGTGTATCTGGTCGCTTATGCGTTGATGAGCATCGTGCATGGGCCGCTGTCGGATGCGATCGGGCGGCGCAAGGTGATTTTGGGTGGGTTGGCTATCTTTACGTTGGCTTCGGCGGCGTGTGCTTTGGCCGACGATCTGCCTGCTTTGCTTTTCTTTCGCGCGGTCCAAGGTTTGTCTGCTGGTGTTGGCCTGATCGTAGGCCGCGCCGTCATCCGCGACCTGCTGCACGGCGACGACGCGCAGCGGCTGATGAGCCAGGTGATGATGATCTTCGGCATCGCCCCGGCGATCGCGCCGGTGATCGGCGGCTGGATCCTGGGCTGGTCGCACTGGCCGGCGATCTTCTGGTTCCTGGTCGCGTTCTCGGTGGTGCTGTGGCTGGCGGTGGCGACCTTGCTGCCGGAGACCCATCCGCCGCAGGCGCGCCTGCCGCTCAAGCCCAAGCGCCTGCTGCGCGACTATTTCGCGATCTGCCTCAATCCGCGCTTCCAGCGCCTGACCGCGGTCGGCGCGCTGAACTTCGGCGCGCTGTTCCTGTACATCGCTTCGGCGCCGGCGTTCGTGCTCGATCTGCTCAAACTCGGCGAACGCGATTTCGCCTGGTTCTTCGTGCCGACCATCGGCGGCATGGTCGCCGGTTCGTTCGTGTCCGGGCGCGCGGCCGGCAAGGTCAGCGGCGACCGGCTGGTCAACATCGGCTTCGCCTTCTGCGCGCTCGCCATCGTCGTCAACCTCGGCTACAACCTGTGGACCGACGTGCCGCGGGTGCCGTGGGCGGTCGTGCCGATGTGCATCGGGGCGTTCGGCATCGCCCTGGTGTTCCCGATCGTGACCTTGTCGATCCTCGACATGTACCCGCATCAGCGCGGCTCGGCTTCGTCGTTGCAGGCGTTCACGGGGTTGGTGTTGAACGCGGTGCTGGCGGGGGTGATCTCGCCGATGCTCAGCGACAGCGCGATCCATCTGGCGATCGCCGCCTCGTGCCTGACCGCGGCGGGGTGGTTGTTCTGGCGCTGGGAGGCGTGTGTGTCGCGCAATCGCGTGGCGCGGGTGCCGGAGGATGCGGTGGTGGTGGAGCCGCAGGATTCGTTGTAGCGGCGGATCGCCGCGTTTGCGCGATGGATTTCTGTAGGAGCGGCGCGAGCCGCGACTGCGAAACCTCGCTTACGGCGCAAACAGGCAAGCCCGCAGTCGCGGCTCGCGCCGCTCCTACAGTCGGATCCCCGCCATCGGCCAAGGCCGGCAAGCCCGCCCGCTTCGCCGAGGACTAAGCTGTAGCCCTCGCGGCGCGCAACGCGCCGCACCGGCAGCCAGGCCGCGCCACGCGCTCCCCAGCCATGTGCATACGCTCATGCAGGAGGCGCCGCCATGGCCCAACGCAGAACCTTCCATTTGTTCGATGTCTCGGTGCGTCGGCGCATCGAGCTGAGCCCGTCGATGCTGCGCTTCGTCTTCGCCGGCGATTGCCTGGCGCAGGCGCGCAGCTTCGGCCCGGACCAGCGCATCAAGATCTTTTTCCCCAACGAGGCCGGCGAACTCAGCGTGCCGCGCGGCGAGGATTGGTACGCGCGTTACCGCGACCAGCACGAGGCGCAACGCGCGCCGATGCGCACTTACACCATCCGCGCGCTGCGCGAGGACGCGTGCGAGATGGATGTGGATTTCGCGGTGCACGGCGACGCTGGGCCGGCGTCGCGCTGGGCCTTGAATGCGCGGCCAGGCGACCGGGTGGTGTTGATGGCGCCGCATGCCAGCCAGGACGACAGCGGCGGGGTCGAGTGGCAGCCGCCGGCGGACGTGCGTGAGGTGTTGCTGATCGCCGACGAAACCGCGCTGCCGGCCGTGGCCGGGATTCTCGAAGCGCTGGCGGCGCAGGCGCAGCCGCCGAAGGTGCGCGCTTATATCGAAGTGCCGTTGCGCGGCGATGCGGTGCCGCTGCACGGGCCGCGCGACATGCAGGTTCATTGGTTGCCGCGCGCCGAGCACAGCGATTCGATTGCGGTGGATTACGGCGCGCGGTTGGTTGCGGCGATCCGCGCGGCGGAGCTGGCGCCGGCGCGGGCGCATGCGCAGGAGCCGGTGCTGGCCGAGATCGATATAGACCGCGAGATCCTGTGGGAGCAGGCGGCGGCGACCGCGTCGGATTTCTATGCGTGGATCGCCGGCGAGGCCGGGGCGGTGATGGCGATCCGGCGGCACTTGGTCGGCGAGCGCGGGTTCGACAAATCGGCGATCAGTTTTATGGGGTATTGGCGCAAGGGACGGGTGTTGGATTAGGCGGTGTGTTGGGAGTGGTGGGGCTTTGTTTGTGCTTGTGTCGTTGTTGCAGTTGCGAGTGGCGAGAAGCTGCAATCAAGAGCTTCCGTCCGCAAGCGGCCGGGTCACTTTCTTTGTCTTGCCAAAGAAAGTAACCAAAGAAAGGCGCTTTCCTTGTTTTCGAATCAAGAGCCACTAAGGTTCGATGCCTGCGCAGGGATGCGGGACAAGGGCCATCCTGGCCCGGTCCCGCACGCGCGCATCCATGCGCGCGCCCTTCGGGTCTACGGTTGCCTGTGGCGAGTTCGGGACGGCGGGGGGAGCAAAGAGCAACGGCAATCGCAACAGCAAAACGGGTTCCGGCTTTCGCCGGAACCCGTTTTGATTTTTGCTTCTGCCTCAGCGTCCGGTGGGGACGGCTCGCGACTTGCTCGCCGAAGATACGACGAGAAAGCCGCGTCGCTCAGATCAACCCGGGATCGGTGATGCCGTGCGCGCCGGTCTCCACCCGCCCCGCGATGCGGCGGTAGTACTCCGGATCGTTGGCGTCGGTCAGCACGAAGTCGTACCACTGGCAGCTTTCGTCCAAGCGCAGCGGGCGATAGCGCAGCGAGCCGGCGCCGAGGCGTTCCAGGCGTGGTTCGTATACGCCGTACTGGTCGGCCAGCTCCAGCCGCAGCGGTTTGCGGCCGGGGTTGCGCAGCGCCAGCACCAGCTTGCGGTGGCGCAGGCGCAGGTCGGGGATGGTGGTCGCGCTGGGGTTGGCGCCGTGCAGCGAACCGCGGAATTCGCGGAAGAAACCGTTCGGGCCGAACACCTGCAAGGCGTAGGCGCGCGCGCCGCCGCTGCGCAGCAGCCAGTCGCCGTTGAGCGAGCGGCCGGCTTCGACGGTGTAGCGGCGCGGGATCGCGTCGGGGTCGAGCAGGTCGTAGACCTGGAACACCGCCGCGGCGCGGCCGCTGTTGCCGAAGTTCAGGCGCAGCGAGCGCGCGTCGCGGTCGAAACGTTCGCCGACGTGCAGGTCGTACGGCAGCGCGCGCGAGGGCTTGATGCCGGGCTGCTGCTGGGCCGCGCTCGGCGTCGCCGGCGGTTTCGGCGCGGGCAGCTTGCTCTGCTCGGCGACGATGCGGTCGGCGTCGCCGGTGTAGGGCAGGCTCGGGATCGGTTCGTTGTTCGGGTTTTCGAAATTGAACGCGGTGGTGAGGTCGCCGCAGACCGCGCGCCGCCACGGGCTGATGTTCGGTTCGATCACGCCGAAGCGCTTTTCCAGGAAGCGGATCACCGAGGTGTGGTCGAACACCTGCGAGTTGATCCAGCCGCCGCGGCTCCACGGCGAGATCGCGTACATCGGCACGCGCGGGCCCAAGCCGTAGGGGCGGTCGTAGTAGATCGCCGGGTCCGCCGAGGTGCCGTGCGAGGGGCCGCTGCGGGCGGTGTGGTGTTCGCCGCGCAGGTCGACGGTGGAGCCGCCGATCGGCTTGCGCTGCGCGTCCAGCGACGGCGGCGACGGCGGCGGCATGTGGTCGAAGAAGCCGTCGTTCTCGTCGAAGTTGACGATCAGCACGGTGCGCGCCCACACCGCCGGATCGGCGGTCAGCGCGTCGAGCACGCGCGCGGTGTAGTCGGCGCCCCAGATCGGCGCCGACGGGCCGGGGTGCTCGGAGTACTTGGCCGGCGCGACCAGCCACGACACCTGCGGCAGCTTGCCGCTGCGCACGTCGGCGGCCAGGTCTTCCAGCGTCCAGGTCTTCAGCGCCTTTTCCGCCAGCGCCGAACCCGGCGCCGCCGCGCGGAACTGGCGGAAGCCTTCCAGCGGGTTGTCGGAGAAGTTGTCGTCCATGTCCTGGTACAGCTTCCAGCTCACGCCCGCGCGCTCCAGGCGCTCGGGATAGGTGGTCCAGAAGTAGCCTTCGCCGGCCGGGCCGGAATCGTCGAAGGTGTTGACGATGGCGGGGCCGCCGCGGTCGGCGGCGGGATTGTTGGTGCCGGTCCACAGGAACAGGCGGTTGGGATTGGTGCCGGTCTGCTGCGAGCAGTGGTAGGCGTCGCACAGGGTAAAGGCGTTGGCGAGCGCGTACTGGAACGGGATGTCGGCCTCGACGTAATGGCCCATCGAGCGCTCGGTCTTGGCCGGCAGCCACTGGTCCATCTTGCCGTTGTTCCAGGCCGCCTGGGCATCGGGCCAGGTGTGCGGAGTGCCGCCGATGCGCTGCGCGCTGGTGGTCTTGGTGTCGATATGCCAGGGCTGGATTTCGCGGCCCTTGGCGTCGGTCTGGCGCCACACCGGGCGGCCGCTCGGCAGCGGCGCCGGGAACCGGTCGCCGAAGCCGCGCACGCCGCGCATCGCGCCGAAGTAGTGGTCGAACGAGCGGTTTTCCTGCATCAGGATCACCACGTGCTGGACGTCGTGCAGGGTGCCGGTGACGCGCGCGGCCGGAATGGCCAGGGCTTTCTGGATCGAGGGCGGGAACAGGTTCAGGGCGAGGCCGGCGGCGGTGGCGCCGGCGGCGCCGCGCAGGAAGCCGCGGCGCGAAGCATCGTGTTGGTCGGTCATGGCGATCCGGGCGAAGTTCCGCGCTGAGGCGGAGGCTGGGGGAAGCGGCGGGCAGCGCCGCTGTCGCAGCGTGCTGCGCGCGTATGGCAGTTCGGTGACGCGAAGCGCGCAGGTGCGCGCAGCTGTGCGCTAGCGCGCGCCGGCTTGCGACGCGCGTCGCAGCCACAAGCGAACGGGTACGCCGGCCAGCAACAGGATCGCGCCCCAAAACAGCGCGTCCAGGCCGATGCCGGCGAGCGCGTACACGCTGAACGCGAAGCCGCCGGCGGCGGCGATGCGGCTGCCGCGGCCTTCGCCGCGGCGCAGCCATGCGGCGCTGCCGGCCAGATACGGCACCAGCGTCGCCGCGGTCGACAGCAGGATCGCGAACACGAACACCTGCACCAGCGAGCGGCTGTAGTTGGCCAGCACCAGCGCGCTGGCCAGGCCGCTGCCGGCGAGCACGCCGAACCATGGCGTGCCGCGCGCGTCGACCCGCGCGAACGCGGCCGGGAACACGCCGTCGCGCGCGGCCGCCAGCGGCAGTTGCCCGGCCAGCAAGGTCCAGCCGTTGAGCGCGCCGAGGCACGACACCGCCGCGGCCGCGGCCATCGCCAGGCCGGCGGGCGCGCCCCAGTAGAACGCGGCGGCGTCGGCCATCGGCGCGGGCGACGCGGCCAGCTGCTGCGCCGGCAGCAAGCCGACCACGACCGTGCAGGCCAGCACCGTGGCGACGCCGGCGACCAGGGTGCCGAGCACCGTCGCCAGCGGCACGTTGCGGCGCGGGTCGGCGACCGCGCCGGCCGGCACCGTCGCCGCTTCCAGGCCGAGCAAGGCCCACAGGCACAGCGCGGCGCTGGCGTGCGCGGCCTGCCACAGCGGCTGGCCGCTGGGATTGAACGGTTCGAACGCCTGGCGCAGGTCCAGCCACCACACCCCGACCGCGCCGAACAGCAACAGCGGCGCCAGCTTCAGCGCGGTCGCCGCCACTTGCAGCCGCCCGGCTTCGCGCACGCCGGCCAGATTCACCGCCGCGCACAGCCACAACGCGGCGAGCGCGCACGCGGCCGCGCGCAGCGGCGTCGCGGTCGCCGCCGGCCACAGCGCGCCGAGGCTGCCGGCGAAGGCGATCGCGATCGCGGCGTTGGCGCACCAGATCGAGATCCAGTAGCTCCACGCCACCGCGAAACCGACGCCGTCGCCGAACGCGTTGCGCGCATAGGCGTAAGGCCCGCCGCTGCACGGCCAGCGCATCGCCATGCGGGCGAAGGTGAAGGCCAGCAGCAGCGCGCCGGCGAGGGTGACCGCCCAGCCGAGCAGGCTGGCGCCGCCGAACGGCGCCAACGCCGCCGGCAACAGGAACACGCCGCTGCCGATCATGTTGCCGACCACCAGCGCGGTCGCCGTCCACGGTCCCAGCGGGCGCGCGCTCGCGGGACCGGCGTTCAAGCGCTCAGCGCTCCGCGCCGGCGGCGGCGCGGTAGGCCTCGCGCAGCAATTCGTGGAAATGGTGCACGGCGTTCTCGCGCAGCGGATTGAGCCGCCCGGAGAAGTAGGAACCCGAGGCCAACCCGCGCTGCACGTCCTCGCAGATGGTCAGGTCCTCGATCTGCACCTCGTCGCTGAAAACGCGGTCGGCTTCGCGCCTGGCTTCGCCTTCGTCGCTGTCGTCGGGCGAATAATAGAAATCGAACTCGACCCGGCAGCGGCCGACGCCGAGCGGCACGACCCGGTTGGTCTGCAAGCGCCCGGGCAGGATGTTGAGCATGGTGTTCGGCCACATCCAGTAGTACAGCGCGTCGCCGTTGCCGTACAGGCCGTCGCCGCTTTCCAGCGGGCTCCATTGGTAGGAATACCAGCGCGCGGTTTCGGTGATGTAGCTGCGGTAATCGAGCAGGCGGTTGAGGCCGGGATGGATGTGGGGGACGTGGTAGCCCTCCAGGTAATTGTCGACGTAGACCTTCCAGTTGCACGCCACCTCGTAGCCGACCCGGCGGTGATGGCGGTAACCGGCGAGCCCGCGCGCGTCGCCGATGCGTGCGGCGATGCCGGCGACGAAGTCGTCGAAGTCCATCGCCGCGTCGCTGGCGGCGAACACCAGGCCTTGCCAGACCCGCACCCGCAATTGCGGCAGGCGCACCGACGCCGGCTCGAAATCCGGTGCGGTCTGCATCTCCGGCGCCGAGCGCAGCACGCCGTCGAGGCCGTAGGTCCAGCCGTGGTAGCGGCAGCGCAAAGAGCGCGCGGCGAGGCCGTCGCAGTTGGCGATCGGCCCGGCGCGGTGGCGGCAGACGTTGTGGAAGACGCGGATGTCGCCGCTGCCGCTCTCGCCGCCTTCGGCATCGGCCCCGCGCACCGCGATCACCGGCAGCCCGGCGAAATCGGCGACGACGTGGTCGCCGGCGCCGCGCAACTGGCAGACGTGGGCGATCAGCTGCCAGCCGCGGTCGAAGATCGCCGCGCGGTCGAGCGCGGCCATCGCCGGTTCGGCGTAGTAGTGCGCCGGCAGCGCGGTGGCGGTGGCCAGCGCCTGCGGCGCGAGCTCGGAATCGGCGGACGGGGGCGACGTGGCGGCGGGCTCGGTCATGGCCGCAGTATCGCGCCGGCGCGGCCGGCGGCGCAAAACCGCGGCCGCGCGGCCCGGACTGGCCGCCGCTCCGGCGAGGGTGGCTATACTGGCCCTCTCCACAAGTCTGCAAGGGATTGTCATGACCCAACCCGCCATCCCCGACGTCGCCCTGGTCGACAACACCGAACAGCGCACCCCGCTGGTGCTGGTGCTGGACTGCTCCGGCAGCATGACCGGCGCGCCGATGGACCAGTTGAACGAAGGCCTGAAGCTGCTCGAAGAAGAGCTCAAGGGCGACGTGATCGCGGCCAAGCGCGTGCGCGTGCTGGTGGTGCGCTACGGCGGTTTCGATCAGGCCGAGCTGGCCGGCGACTGGTGCGATGCGATGGATTTCGAGGCGCCGGTGCTGGAAGCGGCGGGCACCACCCCGACCGGCCGCGCGATCGATCTGGCCCTGGCCGAGGTCGAGAACGAGAAGCAGCGCTTCAAGGCCGCCGGCATCGCCTACACCCGGCCGTGGCTGTTCCTGATGTCCGACGGCGCGCCGACCGACGCCTGGGAGGCCTCGGCGCAGCGCGCGCGCGACGCCGAAACCGCCAACAAGGTGGCGATCTTCCCGATCGCGGTCGGGCAGGGCGACGAACGCATCATGAGCCAGTTCAGCAGCAAGGGCGCCGGCGGGGTCAAGCGCCTGCAGGGCCTGCAGTTCCGCGAACTGTTCCTGTGGCTCAGCGCGAGCATGCAGGTGGTCTCGCAGTCGCGTCCGGGCGGCGCCGCGCAACTGCCGTCGACCGACACCTGGTCGTCGGTTCCGACCTGAGCGGGGCGCGCATGGGCTGGCGGATCTATGCCGCATCGGCGGTGGGCAGCTCGCATCTGGACAAAGGCATTCCGTGCCAGGACGCCTGCGCGTTCCATGTCAGCGGCGACGTGTTGACCGCGGTGGTCTGCGACGGCGCGGGTTCGGCCGCGCACAGCGACATCGGCGCGCGGCTGATCGCCGACGCGCTGGCGCGCGCGCTCGGCGAACGCCTCGGCGCCGAACCGGAACTGCTCGAAGCCTCGCGCGAGGCGTTCTTCGAAGCCGCCGCCGACGCCGCGGCGCAGGCGCGCGCGAGCGTGATCGAACGCGCGCGCGCCGACGGCCGCGCGCTCGGCGACTACGCCGCGACCGTGGTCGCGTATGCCGGCGACGCGCGGCGCGGCTGGTTCCTGCACATCGGCGACGGCATCGGCGTGGCCGAGGCCGGCGAGGGCGGCGCCGGCGCGGTGGTGTCGCTGCCGGCCAACGGCGAGTACGCCAACGAAACCTATTTCCTGACCGGCGAAGGCTGGCGCGAGCAACTGCGGGTGCTGGAAGTGCCGGCGCCGACCGCGCGCCTGGCGTTGATGTCCGACGGCGCGATGCCGTTCGCGATGGCGCGCGGCAACGCCGCCTTGTACGCGCCGTTCATCGATCCGGTGTCGCGCTACCTGGCGACGGTCGACGAGGACGAGGGCAGCCGCGCTTTGCACGGCACCCTGGCCGATCCGCGCACGCACGGCATCACCTCCGACGACAAGACCCTGCTGATCGCGTTGCGGGCCTGAGAACGCCGGCGATGAGCAGCCTCACCACCGGCAGCGCCATCGTGATCGGCTCGCGCCGTTCGCGCCTGGGCCCGCTGATCAAGAGCGGCGGCGCCGGCAGCGTGTACCTGCTCGCCGACGATCCGCACAGCGTAGCCAAGATCTACCACGCGCGGGTCGATCCGCCGAGCTACACCGACCGCATCGAGGCGATGCTGCAACTGCGGCCGAAGCTGCCCGACCAGTACGAGGCCGGCAAGCGCTACGTGCAGATCGCCTGGCCGGATTCGACCGTGCGCGACGCGCACGGCCGCTTCGTCGGCTTCAGCATGCCGGCGCTGGACGTGCAGTCGACCAACGAGGTCGAACAGATCCTGCAGGAGCGGCAGGCGCGCGCGGCGTCGTTGCCGGTCGGGCTCGGCCACAAGGTCACCCTGGCCGCGAACCTGGCTTCGGTGCTGGCGGCGCTGCACGCGCAGCATCATTACGTGGTCGATCTCAAGCCGGTCAACCTGCGCTTCTACCGCGCTTCGCTGTACATCGCGCTGCTCGATTGCGACGGCTTCAGCATCCAGGGCCGCGGGCGCCGCTTCCACGCGCCGCAGTTCACCCCCGACTATCTGGCGCCGGAATACCAG
Proteins encoded:
- a CDS encoding siderophore-interacting protein, yielding MAQRRTFHLFDVSVRRRIELSPSMLRFVFAGDCLAQARSFGPDQRIKIFFPNEAGELSVPRGEDWYARYRDQHEAQRAPMRTYTIRALREDACEMDVDFAVHGDAGPASRWALNARPGDRVVLMAPHASQDDSGGVEWQPPADVREVLLIADETALPAVAGILEALAAQAQPPKVRAYIEVPLRGDAVPLHGPRDMQVHWLPRAEHSDSIAVDYGARLVAAIRAAELAPARAHAQEPVLAEIDIDREILWEQAAATASDFYAWIAGEAGAVMAIRRHLVGERGFDKSAISFMGYWRKGRVLD
- a CDS encoding multidrug effflux MFS transporter yields the protein MSHDAATVKAPIPIRRLALLLGGLAMFGPFSIDTIFPAFPAMGVELGADKLQMQQTISVYLVAYALMSIVHGPLSDAIGRRKVILGGLAIFTLASAACALADDLPALLFFRAVQGLSAGVGLIVGRAVIRDLLHGDDAQRLMSQVMMIFGIAPAIAPVIGGWILGWSHWPAIFWFLVAFSVVLWLAVATLLPETHPPQARLPLKPKRLLRDYFAICLNPRFQRLTAVGALNFGALFLYIASAPAFVLDLLKLGERDFAWFFVPTIGGMVAGSFVSGRAAGKVSGDRLVNIGFAFCALAIVVNLGYNLWTDVPRVPWAVVPMCIGAFGIALVFPIVTLSILDMYPHQRGSASSLQAFTGLVLNAVLAGVISPMLSDSAIHLAIAASCLTAAGWLFWRWEACVSRNRVARVPEDAVVVEPQDSL
- a CDS encoding phosphocholine-specific phospholipase C → MTDQHDASRRGFLRGAAGATAAGLALNLFPPSIQKALAIPAARVTGTLHDVQHVVILMQENRSFDHYFGAMRGVRGFGDRFPAPLPSGRPVWRQTDAKGREIQPWHIDTKTTSAQRIGGTPHTWPDAQAAWNNGKMDQWLPAKTERSMGHYVEADIPFQYALANAFTLCDAYHCSQQTGTNPNRLFLWTGTNNPAADRGGPAIVNTFDDSGPAGEGYFWTTYPERLERAGVSWKLYQDMDDNFSDNPLEGFRQFRAAAPGSALAEKALKTWTLEDLAADVRSGKLPQVSWLVAPAKYSEHPGPSAPIWGADYTARVLDALTADPAVWARTVLIVNFDENDGFFDHMPPPSPPSLDAQRKPIGGSTVDLRGEHHTARSGPSHGTSADPAIYYDRPYGLGPRVPMYAISPWSRGGWINSQVFDHTSVIRFLEKRFGVIEPNISPWRRAVCGDLTTAFNFENPNNEPIPSLPYTGDADRIVAEQSKLPAPKPPATPSAAQQQPGIKPSRALPYDLHVGERFDRDARSLRLNFGNSGRAAAVFQVYDLLDPDAIPRRYTVEAGRSLNGDWLLRSGGARAYALQVFGPNGFFREFRGSLHGANPSATTIPDLRLRHRKLVLALRNPGRKPLRLELADQYGVYEPRLERLGAGSLRYRPLRLDESCQWYDFVLTDANDPEYYRRIAGRVETGAHGITDPGLI
- a CDS encoding amino acid permease, translated to MNAGPASARPLGPWTATALVVGNMIGSGVFLLPAALAPFGGASLLGWAVTLAGALLLAFTFARMAMRWPCSGGPYAYARNAFGDGVGFAVAWSYWISIWCANAAIAIAFAGSLGALWPAATATPLRAAACALAALWLCAAVNLAGVREAGRLQVAATALKLAPLLLFGAVGVWWLDLRQAFEPFNPSGQPLWQAAHASAALCLWALLGLEAATVPAGAVADPRRNVPLATVLGTLVAGVATVLACTVVVGLLPAQQLAASPAPMADAAAFYWGAPAGLAMAAAAAVSCLGALNGWTLLAGQLPLAAARDGVFPAAFARVDARGTPWFGVLAGSGLASALVLANYSRSLVQVFVFAILLSTAATLVPYLAGSAAWLRRGEGRGSRIAAAGGFAFSVYALAGIGLDALFWGAILLLAGVPVRLWLRRASQAGAR
- the gcvP gene encoding aminomethyl-transferring glycine dehydrogenase, translating into MTHSTLRDLEHHDAFIERHIGPNDAEIGHMLEQVGYASLEALTDAIVPGSIKSPQPLALPQAISEVEALAKIRAIAAKNQVFRSFIGRGYYGTHTPNVILRNILENPAWYTAYTPYQAEISQGRMEALINFQTMVADLTGMEIANASLLDEATAAAEAMTLAKRSAKSKSDTFFVSKNVHPQTLEVLRTRAEPLEIQLLVADDSEAATADVFGALLQYPDTFGGLGDYQATADALHARGAILAVASDLLALVLLKSPGEFGADIVVGNTQRFGVPFGFGGPHAGFMACRDAYKRSMPGRLIGVSVDSDGKPAYRLTLQTREQHIRREKATSNICTAQVLLAVMASMYAVYHGPDGLTRIARRVHRQAAVLAAALRQAGHKVADGFFDTLRIDGVDAAAVHARARDARINLREIDAGSVGISLDETVNRADLSALAALFGAALDIDALDAATADAIPASLQRSSAFLQHPVFNTHHSEHELLRYMRSLADKDLAMDRTMIPLGSCTMKLNATAEMIPVTWPEFGNIHPLVPADQATGYKQLIDELEAMLVECTGYDAVSLQPNSGAQGEYAGLLAIRAYHRSRGESHRDICLIPDSAHGTNPASAQMCGMTVVVTKTDANGNVDVEDIRRNAEKYSGRLAAIMMTYPSTHGVFEEEVVEICEIIHKHGGQVYTDGANMNALVGVAKPGKWGSDVSHLNLHKTFCIPHGGGGPGVGPCAVKSHLAPFLPKTVDGEGEVGMVSAASFGSASILPISWMYVTMMGTQGLRKATQVALLNANYIAKRLEPHYETLYTGRNGLVAHECILDLRPLKDATGISAEDVAKRLIDFGFHAPTLSFPVAGTLMVEPTESESQHELDRFIDAMIQIRDEIRAVEDGRLDREDNPLKHAPHTATQVSASEWTRAYPRELAAFPLPSLKLQKYWPPVSRVDNVYGDKNVMCACIPVDAYKEEVEA
- a CDS encoding VOC family protein yields the protein MAERPFRLLQLDHVVLRVRDPAAMVAFYCEVLGCSVERRQDEIGLIQLRAGDSLIDLVDVEGKIGRLGGAAPGEQGRNMDHLCLRAEPFDRDAIAAHLAAHGARVGDFGSRYGAEGEGPSQYLFDPEGNMVELKGPPDVPADPALK